ATACTTGATATATAATTCCTATTCCAAATTGGTTCAAAAATAGTGTTAGCAAACCTCAAAACAAGAATATTCTGAACTGTCTCTTTACCTAAATAATGATCAATCCTATAAATCTGACTTTCTTCAGCGCAACTTTGAACGATCTTATTCAATTTTTTTGCACTTGAATAATCTCTTCCAAAAGGTTTTTCAATTACTAAACGACTTTTCTTAGGGTCATCTAAAAGGCCAGCCCCTTTAAGGGCTTTACATCCACTTGCATAGAAATTCGGAGATACTGATAAATAAAATGTTCTATTCCCATGAGTAGCTTGTGTTTTATCAATTTCATTTAATCTTCTAGAAAGCCTTACGACATGATCACTTTGTTGTAGGTCAACTGGTTCATAGAAAAGATAATTAGAAAATTGTTCCCACTCCCTTTCTTTACCAGATATTTGATTTGATAACTTTACTTTCATCTTTTCTCTAAACTCATTATCAGTCCAAGGTCTTCTCGCACAACCAACTATTCCAAATTCACTAGGAATTCTTCTTTGCAAATAGAGTTCAAATAAGGCTGGTATTAATTTTCTATGAGTAAGGTCTCCACTAGCGCCAAAAATTACTAAACATTGTGGAGATATGACTCTTTCCTGCCGTAAACCTAATCTTAGAGGATTACTTAAAGTTGAAGGCATATTTTTAGTATTCTTTATTTAAAATCCTCTTTTTTTCTAATATTAGCTACATATTGTGTCTAAACCAAAAAGTATTTAGTATGTGAAACTTAAATCTAAATATCAAAGATTTAGTAAGTTTCTACGTGCCATCTTCCTGCTTTTTTTAGTTGAGGTCTTAATTCTGACCAGTTCAATCCTTTTTCTTCAGCTGCCTTAGTCATTGCTTCATCTATTCCAGGCTCCATACCCTTTAATCCACAAAGATATATATGTGTCTTTTCATCTTCAATCATATTGAAAAGTTCGTTGGCTGACTCTAAAACTCTGTCTTGAATGTACATTCTTCCACCTTTTGTATTTTGCTGCTCACGACTAATAGCTTTTGTATATTTAAAATTATCTGGATTCTCAGCAATGTATCTTTGAAGATCTTCTTCGTATAACAAATTAGCTGATTTTGGAGCACCCATAAATAACCAAGCTTTACCCTTGAAATTCCATTTATTTTTTTCTTTTTCGGTTGGTTCGAACATTCTTCTTAAATAAGCCCTCATTGGTGCTATTCCAGTTCCAGTGGCTAACATAACAATGTTTGCGTCCTCTTCATCAGGGAGAAGCATTTCTTTACCAACAGGACCTGTTATTTTAACTTTATCTCCAGGCTTAATATCACATAAGTAAGTAGAGCAGACACCATTAATGGTTTCACCATCTTTTTCATACTGAAGCTGTCTTACACAAAGAGAAACTGTATTTCCATTAAAATTATCACCATGTCTAGTGCTAGCTATTGAGTATAGTCTTAATTTATGAGGTTTTCCATTAGCATCTTCACCAGCAGGCATGATACCAATACTTTGCCCTTCTACATAATTTAAAAATGGATCACTATCTTTAAGGTCGAAAGTTATATGATTAACTCTACCAATTGCACCTTCTTTGAGAAGACTGTAGTTTTCAATAACTGTTCCCTCATATGGTGATTTAGGACGGTAAATATTGACTGGAACATCTGCATGTTTTTTCTTAACTATTTTTGGAGCTTCTGTTTTTGGCGCTTCTGTTTTTGAAACAGCGACTTTTTTAGTTTCCACAGCTTTTGCCTCAGGTTTTTTTGTTTTTGCTTCTTCAACAAATTTTAAGGCTCTTTTATTAAAAGTTGTGAGTATAAAATAAAAAACAGCTATAACTACTGGTATATGAGCTAATCCGCCTGCGATTACTTTTGCTTGTGAATACATTTTTTAGATTTCTTTTATAAAAGATTATCAATTTGTAGTTTAATTTGTAGTGATTTTACAAAAATGGTTACGTTTTGAGATCGGGATAAATAAAAGAAATTATTTTAATTTTTCAGTATTTGTTGTTTTTATCAGTATAGTTACACAGAAATAATTTTTTATTTAATTAAAAAATTCATTTATGAATAATCCTCAAGAATCAGAAGATCATTCTAAGAACAATGATTACAGGACAATTGAGCAGACTATGGAGAAGTTTTCCGGTGGGACGAGAAGACTGGCAGCTCAACTTACAACTTCTGCAAGCTTTGATTCTTTGTGGAGTGTTTTAACAGATTATGATCGCCTAAATCTCTACATACCAAATCTTTTATCGAGCAAAAAAATATTTCAGAAGGGAAATAATGTTCACCTTAAACAAGTTGGGGCTCAGGATTTCCTTGGCATGAAGTTTTCAGCTGAAGTAACTATAGATTTATTTGAAGATAAGGAGCTTGGCCTCTTAAAATTTAATTTAATAAAAGGAGATTTTAGAAAGTTTCAGGGTAGTTGGAAAATTCAAAATATTAAAAATACTTCAACAAACTCATTAATTTATGATCTTACTGTTCAAGGTTGTCAGTGGATGCCAATAGGGATGATAGAGAAGAGACTGAAAAAAGATCTTTCAGAAAATTTAATTGCCGTAGATAGGCAAGCAAAATCATCAAAAAGATCGTTATAAATTTAAAGTAATAGCCCCAAGGGGATTCGAACCCCTGTCGCCTCCGTGAAAGGGAGGTGTCCTAGGCCTCTAGACGATGGGGCCAGGAAATTAGCTTAACAGCTTATTAAAAACTAAGAGTAAGGCTAGCCTTTCGTCAAGTATTGTTGCTCTTTGTTTTGTCCTTGCCACACAGGAACTGTGAAATGGAAGCAGGAACCTTCCCCTACTTCAGATACGACCCATATTCTTCCTCCATGGACTTGTACTATTCTCCTACATACTGATAACCCTATACCAAATCCTGAAGTTCCTTCAGAAGTCTGGGGAAGTCTAACCCTATCTAGAAAAATTCTTTTTTGTTCGGTCAAAGGAATACCTGCGCCTTTGTCACAAATTGTTATTTCTACCCATTGATTTGTCTTATGGATCATAGTGATTTTTATAGATCCAGAATCTTTAGAAAATTTAATAGCATTTTCAATTAAATTTAAAAATACTTGCCTCATTCTTCTTTGATCTGCGAATACACTTGGCAGATCAGATGGAATATCAGTATCAATTTCAATATTTCTTAATCTCCAGAATTTTTCTAATTCGAGTATTACTTCAGCACTAATACTACCTAAATCAATTTTCTGAGGATTAAATAATGCTTCCCATTTAGTAGTTCCAACCTCTAAAAGATCCTGAGATAAGAGTTCAATCTCTTCAAGACGTCTTTTAATAACCTCCTGCAATTTTGAAATATCTATTTGTCCAAGTTTTTGACTTTGAACAGCTAAAGTAGCAGCAGTTAAGGGTGTTCTTAGTTCATGAGCGACCATTCTTAATAATCTTTCCTGAGATTCTATTCTTTTTGTTAATGTCTCATTTTCTTGTCGTAAAACAAGAAGTTCGTCTTCCAATAGAAATTCTTTTTGAGTTCTTGTTGAATCAATTTTGGATGGCTGCAAATTAAT
This is a stretch of genomic DNA from Prochlorococcus marinus XMU1412. It encodes these proteins:
- a CDS encoding FAD-binding oxidoreductase codes for the protein MYSQAKVIAGGLAHIPVVIAVFYFILTTFNKRALKFVEEAKTKKPEAKAVETKKVAVSKTEAPKTEAPKIVKKKHADVPVNIYRPKSPYEGTVIENYSLLKEGAIGRVNHITFDLKDSDPFLNYVEGQSIGIMPAGEDANGKPHKLRLYSIASTRHGDNFNGNTVSLCVRQLQYEKDGETINGVCSTYLCDIKPGDKVKITGPVGKEMLLPDEEDANIVMLATGTGIAPMRAYLRRMFEPTEKEKNKWNFKGKAWLFMGAPKSANLLYEEDLQRYIAENPDNFKYTKAISREQQNTKGGRMYIQDRVLESANELFNMIEDEKTHIYLCGLKGMEPGIDEAMTKAAEEKGLNWSELRPQLKKAGRWHVETY
- a CDS encoding SRPBCC family protein; protein product: MNNPQESEDHSKNNDYRTIEQTMEKFSGGTRRLAAQLTTSASFDSLWSVLTDYDRLNLYIPNLLSSKKIFQKGNNVHLKQVGAQDFLGMKFSAEVTIDLFEDKELGLLKFNLIKGDFRKFQGSWKIQNIKNTSTNSLIYDLTVQGCQWMPIGMIEKRLKKDLSENLIAVDRQAKSSKRSL
- a CDS encoding histidine kinase, producing the protein MNDKKELKLILVAARNQLSSNDIKSLIAYLESDDCEFETSLQISEPTEQPELLELHRLVAIPALIKVSPAPKQIFAGSNIFSQLQKWLPRWSQEGLTKNLGINLQPSKIDSTRTQKEFLLEDELLVLRQENETLTKRIESQERLLRMVAHELRTPLTAATLAVQSQKLGQIDISKLQEVIKRRLEEIELLSQDLLEVGTTKWEALFNPQKIDLGSISAEVILELEKFWRLRNIEIDTDIPSDLPSVFADQRRMRQVFLNLIENAIKFSKDSGSIKITMIHKTNQWVEITICDKGAGIPLTEQKRIFLDRVRLPQTSEGTSGFGIGLSVCRRIVQVHGGRIWVVSEVGEGSCFHFTVPVWQGQNKEQQYLTKG